The following coding sequences are from one Helicoverpa armigera isolate CAAS_96S chromosome 2, ASM3070526v1, whole genome shotgun sequence window:
- the LOC110379342 gene encoding uncharacterized protein LOC110379342, with product MNEIDLIKEVEKRPILYDKSVSGFNKTKLRDDAWKEVQEALHVSESECKKRWRSLRDSFIKLQRTHGGRTRWPYHQAMRFLLPHIEPKDSTHFCRASKKEAEDSDGEEEIRQRAIQCLPDLSYSQDTKYEDDDDDDSQPSPKKARQNSTDDDANPCSCNRNDPDELFLISCAPTLKRLSSKQNALARLKIQQVLLEAEFGSQMELPYVTPASDCDFDAVE from the exons ATGAATGAAATAGATTTAATCAAGGAGGTCGAAAAGCGTCCGATTCTATACGATAAGTCTGTCAGtggtttcaataaaacaaagctAAGAGACGATGCGTGGAAAGAGGTGCAGGAAGCTCTACATGTTTCTG aatcAGAATGCAAGAAGCGCTGGAGATCCCTTCGAGATTCGTTCATAAAGCTGCAGAGGACGCATGGAGGTCGAACCAGGTGGCCTTACCATCAGGCCATGAGATTCCTTCTGCCGCATATAGAGCCTAAGG ATTCTACACACTTTTGCAGAGCATCCAAAAAAGAGGCCGAAGACTCGGATGGTGAAGAGGAGATCCGTCAGCGCGCGATACAATGCTTGCCAGACCTGTCCTACAGCCAGGACACGAAGTACGAAGACGATGACGACGACGACTCCCAACCTTCACCCAAGAAAGCTCGTCAGAACTCCACTGACGACGACGCAAACCCTTGTTCGTGTAACCGCAACGACCCTGACGAACTATTCCTAATCAGTTGTGCCCCAACTCTAAAAAGGTTGAGTTCGAAACAGAACGCGCTTGCCAGACTTAAAATTCAACAAGTGTTGCTAGAAGCTGAGTTCGGATCTCAAATGGAACTGCCTTATGTGACTCCAGCTAGTGATTGCGACTTCGATGCTGTAGAATAA
- the LOC110378492 gene encoding zinc finger protein 888 isoform X2 yields MKHMSYHNQHFFSHLVSAHVVLERATFFSCDLCRGGFSTNRELMLHKLQHVKQKVNNQRKLGRFQISSDIPKPYKCPDCDYSFVDESTLKTHSVLHLPFPHICHCGIGFYKQYDLKNHMKVVHRTSEKQKDKKDILKKQMQVKKHGTSKGSKIKKEIVTKNKKGKQRSTDKKIRIRKFITPPKPNINVRKTDDNKFECPVCKKTFKDIHRVYVHYRIHSGERPFSCHICGKSYTQSCVLSTHIQTHNTERTFKCRHCPKAFKASAYRDRHEIIHSVVKPYDCPYCNKGFHDMSALARHKRTHTGEKRYKCPFCPKAFSDVSGYHRHKLLHEKGGRFECDICLKVFPQIHKLRFHRLNTHEAKDSKFYCDFCKKFFRNKSYLVIHMRCHMFPEKVVECKECHKKFNRDSYLQRHIRDVHENVFKRNPEMECDACSKKFLSRKTFMHHYFSIHSGVRCRKCSRYFAGKTHLQYHKLLESVECYICDKKFFCKNTLGIHVRKVHIKKRPVKSEE; encoded by the exons ATGAAACACATGTCTTATCATAATCAGCATTTCTTTTCCCAT TTAGTAAGTGCCCATGTGGTACTAGAAAGAGCTACATTTTTCAGTTGCGATCTCTGCCGCGGAGGGTTCTCCACTAACAGAGAATTGATGCTTCATAAGCTTCAACACGTAAAACAGAAAGT GAATAATCAAAGAAAGCTAGGCAGATTTCAAATAAGCTCTGATATACCGAAGCCCTATAAATGCCCGGACTGTGATTATTCATTTGTTGATGAAAGCACTCTTAAAACTCATTCCGTGCTTCACTTGCCGTTCCCACACATTTGTCATTGTGGCATCGGATTCTACAAACAATATGATCTGAAAAACCACATGAAAGTGGTGCATAGAACTAGTGAAAAACAGAAAGACAAAaaagatattcttaaaaaacAGATGCAAGTCAAAAAACATGGCACAAGTAAAGgatcgaaaataaaaaaagaaattgtgaCCAAGAACAAAAAAGGAAAACAGAGATCTACAGATAAGAAAATTAGAATACGAAAATTTATCACTCCACCAAAACCAAATATAAATGTAAGGAAAACTGATGACAATAAATTTGAGTGTCCtgtatgtaaaaaaacttttaaagataTTCATCGTGTTTATGTCCACTACCGCATACATTCAGGGGAACGTCCATTCTCATGCCATATATGTGGAAAGTCGTACACTCAGAGTTGTGTTCTTTCCACTCATATACAAACCCATAATACCGAGAGAACCTTTAAATGTAGGCATTGTCCTAAGGCTTTCAAAGCATCAGCCTACAGGGACCGTCATGAAATCATTCACAGTGTTGTAAAGCCGTATGATTGCCCGTATTGCAACAAAGGTTTTCATGATATGTCAGCCTTGGCTCGCCACAAACGAACACATACTGGAGAAAAACGGTACAAATGCCCCTTCTGTCCTAAAGCATTTTCTGATGTCAGTGGCTACCATAGACACAAATTACTTCACGAGAAAGGAGGACGGTTCGAGTGCGATATTTGCCTAAAAGTATTTCCCCAAATACACAAGTTACGATTTCATCGCTTGAATACGCACGAAGCAAAGGATTCTAAATTCTACTGCGATTTTTGTAAGAAATTTTTCCGTAATAAAAGCTATTTAGTCATACATATGCGTTGTCATATGTTTCCGGAAAAGGTTGTTGAATGCAAGGAATGTCATAAAAAGTTTAATAGAGACTCATATCTGCAAAGACATATTAGGGATGTTCATGAAAATGTCTTCAAGCGCAACCCTGAGATGGAGTGTGATGCATgctcaaaaaagtttttaagtagAAAGACGTTTATGCATCATTATTTTAGTATACATTCCGGGGTACGTTGCCGTAAGTGCTCTCGGTATTTCGCTGGCAAGACACACTTACAATATCACAAATTGCTCGAGAGTGTGGAATGTTACATATGTGATAAGAAATTCTTTTGTAAGAATACCTTAGGAATACATGTGCGAAAGGTTCATATAAAGAAACGACCTGTAAAATCTGAGGAGTAA
- the LOC110378492 gene encoding zinc finger protein 91 isoform X1: protein MKMGPDLQVKLERLKVYKCDRCPKVFPSLSDIMKHMSYHNQHFFSHLVSAHVVLERATFFSCDLCRGGFSTNRELMLHKLQHVKQKVNNQRKLGRFQISSDIPKPYKCPDCDYSFVDESTLKTHSVLHLPFPHICHCGIGFYKQYDLKNHMKVVHRTSEKQKDKKDILKKQMQVKKHGTSKGSKIKKEIVTKNKKGKQRSTDKKIRIRKFITPPKPNINVRKTDDNKFECPVCKKTFKDIHRVYVHYRIHSGERPFSCHICGKSYTQSCVLSTHIQTHNTERTFKCRHCPKAFKASAYRDRHEIIHSVVKPYDCPYCNKGFHDMSALARHKRTHTGEKRYKCPFCPKAFSDVSGYHRHKLLHEKGGRFECDICLKVFPQIHKLRFHRLNTHEAKDSKFYCDFCKKFFRNKSYLVIHMRCHMFPEKVVECKECHKKFNRDSYLQRHIRDVHENVFKRNPEMECDACSKKFLSRKTFMHHYFSIHSGVRCRKCSRYFAGKTHLQYHKLLESVECYICDKKFFCKNTLGIHVRKVHIKKRPVKSEE from the exons ATGAAAATG gggCCAGATTTACAAGTGAAGCTGGAAAGGCTGAAAGTATATAAGTGTGATAGATGCCCAAAGGTCTTCCCGAGTTTAAGTGACATTATGAAACACATGTCTTATCATAATCAGCATTTCTTTTCCCAT TTAGTAAGTGCCCATGTGGTACTAGAAAGAGCTACATTTTTCAGTTGCGATCTCTGCCGCGGAGGGTTCTCCACTAACAGAGAATTGATGCTTCATAAGCTTCAACACGTAAAACAGAAAGT GAATAATCAAAGAAAGCTAGGCAGATTTCAAATAAGCTCTGATATACCGAAGCCCTATAAATGCCCGGACTGTGATTATTCATTTGTTGATGAAAGCACTCTTAAAACTCATTCCGTGCTTCACTTGCCGTTCCCACACATTTGTCATTGTGGCATCGGATTCTACAAACAATATGATCTGAAAAACCACATGAAAGTGGTGCATAGAACTAGTGAAAAACAGAAAGACAAAaaagatattcttaaaaaacAGATGCAAGTCAAAAAACATGGCACAAGTAAAGgatcgaaaataaaaaaagaaattgtgaCCAAGAACAAAAAAGGAAAACAGAGATCTACAGATAAGAAAATTAGAATACGAAAATTTATCACTCCACCAAAACCAAATATAAATGTAAGGAAAACTGATGACAATAAATTTGAGTGTCCtgtatgtaaaaaaacttttaaagataTTCATCGTGTTTATGTCCACTACCGCATACATTCAGGGGAACGTCCATTCTCATGCCATATATGTGGAAAGTCGTACACTCAGAGTTGTGTTCTTTCCACTCATATACAAACCCATAATACCGAGAGAACCTTTAAATGTAGGCATTGTCCTAAGGCTTTCAAAGCATCAGCCTACAGGGACCGTCATGAAATCATTCACAGTGTTGTAAAGCCGTATGATTGCCCGTATTGCAACAAAGGTTTTCATGATATGTCAGCCTTGGCTCGCCACAAACGAACACATACTGGAGAAAAACGGTACAAATGCCCCTTCTGTCCTAAAGCATTTTCTGATGTCAGTGGCTACCATAGACACAAATTACTTCACGAGAAAGGAGGACGGTTCGAGTGCGATATTTGCCTAAAAGTATTTCCCCAAATACACAAGTTACGATTTCATCGCTTGAATACGCACGAAGCAAAGGATTCTAAATTCTACTGCGATTTTTGTAAGAAATTTTTCCGTAATAAAAGCTATTTAGTCATACATATGCGTTGTCATATGTTTCCGGAAAAGGTTGTTGAATGCAAGGAATGTCATAAAAAGTTTAATAGAGACTCATATCTGCAAAGACATATTAGGGATGTTCATGAAAATGTCTTCAAGCGCAACCCTGAGATGGAGTGTGATGCATgctcaaaaaagtttttaagtagAAAGACGTTTATGCATCATTATTTTAGTATACATTCCGGGGTACGTTGCCGTAAGTGCTCTCGGTATTTCGCTGGCAAGACACACTTACAATATCACAAATTGCTCGAGAGTGTGGAATGTTACATATGTGATAAGAAATTCTTTTGTAAGAATACCTTAGGAATACATGTGCGAAAGGTTCATATAAAGAAACGACCTGTAAAATCTGAGGAGTAA